Below is a window of Paramisgurnus dabryanus chromosome 20, PD_genome_1.1, whole genome shotgun sequence DNA.
ATCCTAAGATTGCTACCTTATAACGTTACATTAGAATGTTCCAAACACAACTTATTGTCACGATTAAACATTTCTTTGCTGTGTAAATGTAAGAATTATCTCCATCAACTTACCGAGTGGAAATCGCAATGGACCTTGGCATCGTCGCATTCGATGACGTCAGAGTTGTTAAATTAcaggatttaaaataaacaaattaataattaaacaaCCCATTAATTAATCGAACACAATCGTATTAtagtaaaatgtatatttatatgtatatttattaccaTCAACGAGCCTTcgataaaaaatatttgccacCCAGCATGCATCACGTCTAAAGTTAATCAAAGCACTTACCTACATGATCAGAAAACGCTTAAAATGCTACTCCCACGCGCCGTGGAGCGTTGTTAAAGTCACCTCTGAATGTTGTTTTATCTGCAGTTGAACGCGGTTTAAATAAAGCTTCCctctgaatgttgttttaaccgcatTTGAGGGTTGTTAAACTCACCGCTGAATGCTATTGATCCTGCAGTTGAACGTTGTTTAACTCACCGCAGACCGTGCTGTTGCAGTTCAGACTGCGAgggatttttaaaattaaaaaccagTTGACTGGCCAGATAAATATTGACTTGCGCTGGCATAGATCATTTATTGTTGCCTCTTCCtatttattcttatttattatAGTCTGTAGAAGACGTCATGTGACGAGCCCTGGCAGCAACCATAGCAACCAAAAACGTATCAGTTTTACATTATTCTGGCGAGATCTGAAAAATCTGCGTACTGCGTAACATCGAGCAAGCGAGTGATTATGTAAATTCACTGAGTgcatattatgaaaataaaatatatatttctcgctagaaatgtaatcaaaacttatttttatgcAGAAACTAACTCACAATATAGATTTTTCCCCTAAAAATGAGAGAAATGTCCGCCATGTTTTTTGTTCTCACGGCCGGTAGCTTGAAAGTCACGTGATTTGGACGAAAGAAAAACGTAACAGTCATACAATTCAAGGGCCATTAAAAGAATAGgcgaaaaaaaatgtaacagtcaTACAATTCTAGGGCCATTATTGTAATCCCTCTACGTTTTGCAAATTGGACCAACGTAGTCAGGGTACGTTTTTTCATGAGACTGGGTTGCAAAAGCACGACAACACAAAGATCTGAACAGATAGAGAAATTTCTAAGGAGCACTGAGAATATGATGTTTAGTGAGATGAATCGATTAACACCTGTACTTAAAGATGCTGGGCTGCTGAGTTACCTGATTCAAAGTTACATCCATCACCTGTTTACTAAGTTGGACCTGCTTGTAAACAAAGATCTTTCAGTGAATGAGACCTTCTGTCTTCTGCAATGGGGAAAATGTGTTTTGTTCAGGTACTGTATGCTGATCATTACTGCTCACATCTCTGTAGATTTCACAAACTGATTGAATAATACACTTGATTATGTTTTAGTCCAGACTTACAGGATGTCTTCAGGGCCTGTGACCCTCTGTTGATCTCAGGATGGTTAGAGAGAGCAAAGCAGAAGATCCTGACCATACTGAAGGTAGGACatgtttgtatgatgtcatatgCTCCACGCTTACTCATAATTCATGCATGAAATAAACTATCAACTGCATTTATGAAGATTTAGGAGTGAATCTCTGTCTCTATTAAACTGCCACAGGATGAAATTTCTAGGGTCTTAGAAAATATTCTGGACTATGAGGAGGaagatgatgaagaagataatAAGAGGTCAATGGATGATGAATGGTTCATCAGGGTGCACACTGATGTCACTCAGGTATAGGCTTTAGAGTGAGATAAATGATAAGGTTGTAAAATGGTTGTATAGGTTGTTACATGGATTAAAAGTTGGTGTTTTTTTTCAAGATGATGCATGCATTTATACAATATTTGTGTTCTGTCTTTACAGTGTTTGATACCTGTTAttcaaaatgcaaacaaatttaGCCCGACTTTAATGAATTCGGTACAAATTCTCTGTCTTGATGAGCTTTATAGTTTTGCTCagaagtaagtttctaaattgtgattttctacaacatcttttttttttttttttctgtatgCTGTATATATGAACtgatataaatatacatttgtttAGGTATGTAAATGGGGAGATGAAACGTCTTGAAAACCTGCAACTCATTAACAAGAAGATTAGTCGCAGAACCAGCCTGCGGGCTAAGAGGAATGAACTTCTTGAAACCCTGCAGCCACTTCAGGAAAACATTGTTTATCTGTGTAAGACAATCAGCACATGTATGAAACTCAGGTATTATCTatattaaacaataaacatatttatgACTCCACTGTGTAATGTTTTCTATTAGCATACTTCATACCTGCATTTTGATTAATAGAAAAGCACCTGTAAAGTTCACCTCTTTACTGCTTGTTTTGATgccaattttttatattttcttcatTTTCTTTTAGATGTCTGCCTGTCAAAATCAGTAATCTGGACAAAAATGAAAGTGTTGATGTCTTAAAACAGCTGGAAGATCATGTTTTATCCCTTGTGCAAAACATGATAAAACACTTGGCACAAGTATGTTATTTTTCATCATCAGCTCTGTTCACGATCACCTACAGAATCCTCACCATTATGACATAAAGATACAGTAACCTAACACTGATACATTGTTTTTCTTATATATGATGTATTGTGTATAGTATTTTGTGTTTAGGctttttgaaaacattttaaataattgtgaTTTCTCTTAAACTTTATATTGCCAGGTAAGTTTAGAaagttattttgaaaaatgtgacGAGCATATTTATAACCTGACAGAGGAAATTGAAAAGCTGTGTGAATCTCTGCCTCAGACTCAAGCGGCAGAAGAGATAAGAACGGTAAGTTATAAACAAAGATTGTATTTAATGTAGCCTAATAATCTCAACCTCAGTGTGTGCCCCTTATTTCATCGTTTTGTCTGATAGATCATTGGGAATCTAGCGTGCAACTGTGTTTCTCGTGTGTATTTGGATTGCCTGATGAAGATCAACTTCAAAAAGTTGCAGAGGAGATGGGGAAATGTTGAAGAAAGGATAAGACAAGATGTTCAAAATTTGCATGACAAGTTTTCTCATctggtaaaaaatatatttgtgtttattaaagtGTTTAAGGCTTTGTgtgttaataaaaatatattcttAGCTACATTCTTAAGAATGTTACGCAATTGATAATCAAAACCCTTTCAGTATATTCAGTATGCAGTTTTAGCATGTAGTATtcagtagtgatgcaccgatgtatcggctgctgatatttatcggccgatttttgatgaaattgaaaccatcggcatatcggcaatagcatgagaaaggccgataccgattgtttattaattaactgcataaaggcAATGAACTGCATGTctgttgttcaattaaaattatttaatgttcTGGTGTGCACTACAATTAAGCATCGACAGAAAACCTTTGTTGAGCTGGCTCAAATTTCTTGGACAATAAAAGAAGTCCAACTTTTTTTGAAGTAGCAATCGGTgtcggcatcggccagaagttgtctgtttaaatcggcatcggcccaaaaaattcctatcggtgcatccctagtattcAGTATTCATGgtcaaaaatgtaggctattcATCTTTTGTTTTCTCCAGAATGTCGATGTTGAACAGAATCAGCTCCTCATGAGAATGAGtgaagttttgttttattgtgatGTTGAAACACTGAAGTTTACCTGTGGTACTTTGTTCAAAGACTTTCCAGAAGACAGGTAAACCAGCTTAACACCTGACTagttttatgtaaatgtaaatgtgtctATTTGGAGTTGACATCGCTCACAGTCAACCACGTTTTAGAGTGGCTTATATTAAACACTATTACAACCAATAAACAAACTTATATGTCAGCTAGTAGAATAAGGCAGATTTAATCtcaaatcaaataaatatgCCTACGTTATGTGCACAAAATGCATTTAGTGGCATGAAATctaattttcaaaaaacaacaTGCATTTACATTTGGACATGCAATATACATGTCAATGAAACAATGGCACATCCTAATTccaatatttaattaaaatgtgtaaTGTGGGCATTCTCACTCACACTTGAAACATTACAGTGTTTGAAGTCTGTATGAGTTGTTTAATTCAAACAGCACTGGTACTTTGACTCTTTTAGTCACTTTAACTTTTTGTGATTTTTGGTCATGGGTTGTGTTACTTGTGTTACTATATAATTTCATAAAGCAGTCAATAAGCAGTCTAATTAATCATACGattactttgttatctgataAAACATCAAACTGAATGCACATGTAGCATATTTTTAGACAGGTTCACAAAATAACTTATGACTAGTTTGGATGAGAAATTGATGCGGGTCACAGACACATTCCGAATAGCAATATCCCATAGGGAATTACAATTTCATTTGAACTTTGCCAGGCGCCATACTCTCAGAAAAAAGTTGTGACATTTCAGAAAGTACACATTTGtgcctaaagagtgcatataagtACCTCAAAAGTGAAACCTAAATGGTATGT
It encodes the following:
- the LOC135787344 gene encoding uncharacterized protein, with product MDDEWFIRVHTDVTQCLIPVIQNANKFSPTLMNSVQILCLDELYSFAQKYVNGEMKRLENLQLINKKISRRTSLRAKRNELLETLQPLQENIVYLCKTISTCMKLRCLPVKISNLDKNESVDVLKQLEDHVLSLVQNMIKHLAQVSLESYFEKCDEHIYNLTEEIEKLCESLPQTQAAEEIRTIIGNLACNCVSRVYLDCLMKINFKKLQRRWGNVEERIRQDVQNLHDKFSHLNVDVEQNQLLMRMSEVLFYCDVETLKFTCGTLFKDFPEDSEQYLPRLLRWKKTLSEQQVKEILDVGQMGCQNPACDSRPQPLMDLCCCLGF